The proteins below come from a single Leptolyngbya sp. 'hensonii' genomic window:
- a CDS encoding RNA-binding protein, whose amino-acid sequence MSIRLYVGNLPKELERQELAAVFAEEGDAVTTKVITDRKTGKCRGFGFVTVPTDEHADQIIEKFNGYMLKESPLKIEKALPRVKGKANGEEAQPASEGVSSAPISSAPGNNRRSKTSNNKTRRSGSSPTSESDTVQPDPRWAQELEKLKQMLAAQTTN is encoded by the coding sequence ATGTCTATTCGCCTTTACGTGGGCAATTTGCCCAAAGAACTGGAACGGCAAGAATTAGCAGCCGTTTTTGCTGAGGAAGGGGATGCTGTCACAACCAAGGTAATCACCGATCGCAAGACGGGCAAATGTCGCGGATTTGGGTTTGTCACAGTTCCAACGGACGAGCATGCCGATCAGATCATTGAAAAATTCAATGGCTACATGCTGAAAGAAAGCCCTTTGAAGATTGAGAAGGCTTTACCTCGAGTCAAGGGGAAAGCCAATGGCGAAGAAGCTCAACCTGCTTCTGAAGGGGTCAGCAGCGCTCCCATTAGTAGTGCCCCTGGAAACAACCGTCGTAGTAAGACCAGTAACAACAAAACTCGTCGTAGTGGTTCTTCCCCAACCAGTGAGTCTGATACTGTCCAACCCGATCCCCGCTGGGCTCAGGAACTGGAAAAGCTGAAGCAAATGCTTGCAGCCCAAACCACCAACTGA
- a CDS encoding glutathione S-transferase produces the protein MQTMLLLQFSTSHYCRKARLALGYKQIPYQVQNLVPGLHALKLKPLTGTTTLPVLLPQIAGQPAAIGDSTRIFDFLESHCPTPALFPTDPTLLRSARLLEDWLDESIGTATRFIYYDFRTQEGRSIDPSFTSQLVIRVVRSQYNINSATVALASTRLALALEELASRWQEQPYLVGTSLTLADLAAAALLSPLALIPAYRQGHPWLFERISQVHHQCHEPLPPGL, from the coding sequence ATGCAAACCATGCTTCTGTTGCAATTCAGCACCTCTCACTACTGCCGTAAGGCGCGGCTGGCACTGGGCTATAAACAGATTCCCTACCAGGTTCAAAACCTGGTTCCTGGACTCCATGCCCTAAAACTCAAACCCCTCACTGGTACCACCACCTTACCAGTACTCCTACCTCAGATTGCAGGCCAGCCCGCCGCGATCGGTGACTCCACCCGTATCTTTGACTTTTTGGAGTCCCACTGTCCCACCCCTGCGCTCTTCCCAACCGACCCGACCCTGCTCCGATCGGCCCGACTCTTGGAAGACTGGTTGGATGAAAGCATCGGCACCGCCACTCGATTTATCTACTATGACTTCCGGACCCAGGAGGGTCGATCGATTGATCCCTCCTTCACCAGTCAACTAGTGATTCGAGTCGTGCGATCGCAATACAATATCAACTCAGCGACGGTAGCCTTGGCCTCCACCCGTCTGGCCCTGGCCCTGGAAGAACTCGCTTCCCGGTGGCAGGAACAGCCTTACCTGGTAGGCACAAGCCTGACCCTGGCCGACCTAGCCGCCGCCGCTCTCCTCAGTCCACTGGCCTTGATCCCCGCTTATCGCCAGGGCCATCCCTGGCTATTCGAGCGGATCAGTCAGGTCCATCATCAATGCCATGAACCTTTACCCCCTGGTCTGTAA
- a CDS encoding GAF domain-containing protein yields the protein MTHSRSLTPDLPIHQQSALLRRVVDRIRNSLELRIVLQTAVDEVAALLQLDCCAFFWFSLDNRQLQVVCERILRLDRPSLLGVVSLEQLGCAATAVSQGHLVVNGHSFSPTLLESEPIFLSPGQEPQHLLSLGTATNLLIPVAGQGSSVGYIACLMDHPHAWSAVEIDFMQTIAQQLEIGIQQAQLYEKTQRQAQRETLVNQITTQTRQSFDLETILTQAIAHLMEGLEADRALVHLVEDIRTVKPTGQCSDKLMDSSLGLALQSRHLYEVCRQPFPPSIHDFDTHGPITQWVIQHGHSVVISDVEQDDRIGANNAEYQQAQIKSSLVVPVQTGGVLQAILYLNQCSHTRYWSADDLKLVQAVADQLAISIQQAHLYAKTQLQAAESAAQAQYLAETLRELRLTQAQLIQSEKLSSMGQMVAGVAHEINNPVSFIYGNLPYIQRYVQDLLRLLQAYEAQLPEPPLEIQKLMEDIEMEFLVEDLFGILNSMQVGTKRIREIVQSLRNFSRLDEADRKMVDLHEGLESTLAILQNHLHGEIRVERQYGHLPLVECYPRLLNQVFMNLLMNAIEALNRSLMADKVIIIRTHLLIDPETEEQQVQIAIADNGPGISPEIHARIFDPFFTTKDIGQGTGLGLAVSYQTIVNHHRGQFRVFSQAGEGAEFVIEIPVQYSKVMVRGKRLGLTMPASSG from the coding sequence TTGACTCACTCTCGATCGTTGACACCGGATTTACCCATTCATCAACAAAGTGCCCTGCTCCGTCGCGTGGTCGATCGGATTCGTAATTCGCTGGAATTAAGAATTGTCCTCCAGACGGCTGTTGATGAAGTTGCGGCCCTACTCCAGCTCGATTGTTGTGCTTTTTTCTGGTTTTCCCTGGACAATAGACAGCTCCAGGTTGTCTGTGAACGGATATTGCGTTTGGATCGACCTTCTTTGCTGGGGGTTGTATCTCTGGAGCAATTAGGTTGTGCTGCAACTGCGGTGAGTCAGGGGCACCTAGTGGTCAACGGTCATAGTTTCAGTCCCACCTTGCTGGAATCTGAACCGATTTTCCTCTCTCCAGGCCAGGAACCGCAGCATTTGTTGAGTCTGGGAACTGCAACAAACCTGCTGATTCCTGTTGCGGGTCAGGGCAGTTCGGTTGGGTATATTGCCTGTCTAATGGATCACCCCCATGCCTGGTCTGCTGTTGAAATTGACTTTATGCAGACGATCGCCCAGCAACTGGAAATTGGGATTCAACAGGCCCAGCTTTATGAAAAGACCCAGCGGCAGGCCCAGCGAGAAACGCTGGTGAATCAAATTACGACTCAGACTCGCCAGAGCTTTGACCTGGAAACCATTTTGACCCAGGCGATCGCCCATCTGATGGAAGGCTTAGAGGCCGATCGTGCCCTGGTGCATCTGGTGGAAGATATCAGGACTGTAAAACCAACGGGACAATGCTCTGACAAGCTGATGGATAGTTCTCTGGGGTTGGCTTTACAGAGTCGGCATTTGTATGAGGTCTGTCGGCAGCCTTTTCCGCCTTCGATTCATGACTTTGATACTCACGGACCCATTACCCAGTGGGTAATCCAGCATGGTCATTCTGTGGTGATTTCTGACGTGGAGCAGGATGATCGCATTGGTGCCAACAATGCGGAATACCAGCAAGCCCAGATCAAATCTTCCCTGGTTGTCCCTGTGCAAACAGGGGGAGTCCTGCAGGCCATTCTGTATCTGAATCAATGTTCTCACACCCGCTACTGGTCTGCAGATGACTTGAAGCTGGTGCAGGCGGTGGCTGATCAACTGGCCATTTCGATTCAACAGGCCCATTTGTATGCCAAAACCCAGTTACAGGCTGCTGAAAGTGCGGCCCAGGCTCAATATCTGGCTGAGACTCTGCGAGAATTGCGTCTGACCCAGGCCCAACTCATCCAGAGTGAGAAGCTATCTAGCATGGGGCAAATGGTTGCTGGTGTGGCCCATGAAATTAATAACCCGGTCAGTTTTATTTATGGAAACCTGCCCTATATTCAGCGCTACGTGCAGGATTTGCTCCGACTCCTGCAGGCTTATGAAGCGCAATTGCCTGAGCCGCCGCTGGAAATTCAGAAATTGATGGAAGACATCGAGATGGAATTCCTGGTCGAAGATCTGTTTGGGATTCTTAATTCCATGCAAGTGGGGACCAAACGGATTCGGGAGATTGTCCAGTCCCTGAGAAATTTCTCGCGTCTGGATGAGGCCGATCGCAAGATGGTTGATCTGCATGAGGGACTAGAGAGTACCCTGGCCATTTTACAGAACCACCTGCACGGGGAGATTCGAGTTGAGCGGCAGTATGGTCACCTGCCCCTGGTGGAATGCTATCCCCGATTGTTAAACCAGGTGTTTATGAACTTACTGATGAATGCGATCGAAGCCCTGAATCGAAGCCTGATGGCGGATAAGGTGATCATCATTCGTACCCATTTGTTGATTGACCCTGAAACCGAAGAACAACAGGTGCAGATTGCGATAGCAGACAATGGTCCTGGTATTTCTCCAGAGATTCATGCCCGGATTTTTGACCCCTTTTTCACGACTAAGGATATTGGTCAGGGAACTGGACTAGGATTGGCGGTCAGCTATCAAACGATCGTCAATCATCACCGGGGGCAGTTTCGAGTTTTTTCTCAAGCTGGCGAAGGGGCTGAGTTTGTGATCGAGATTCCGGTGCAGTATTCCAAGGTGATGGTTCGTGGGAAGCGGCTGGGTCTGACGATGCCAGCTTCTTCTGGATAG
- a CDS encoding helix-turn-helix transcriptional regulator: MNLPVLQDLDQPESQSFQPPLENEHCSVEKLEVIFFRSNSYLKVLADLQNQFEDKAQEVQLLLEATGREAIRTTIQQLTVKAQTETLPQPSPIEATEAQEETPPPQADNQADNVLAVNAQSHSSAPMASKWQGRRGKNSALTAAELTAQREDYLRQVGQLLSERRRSQGMSLEKLHETTRISMHYLKALETGQVGKLPEVIYVRGFIRLIARALGLDGDRLVTDLPMPNPNEGVLPSWQPAARPSPSKMYLNPVHLYLGYATLMAGAVGGLNYLQSSHRLGLVPQSPAPEQPDSQAVHHKGGRCQLEQNAQGPRAMAGQGIAPPEMLSVHAF, encoded by the coding sequence ATGAACCTGCCAGTTTTACAGGATCTGGACCAACCAGAAAGCCAAAGTTTCCAGCCTCCACTGGAGAATGAACATTGTTCCGTTGAAAAGCTTGAGGTTATATTTTTCAGGAGCAACAGTTATCTCAAGGTCTTAGCAGACCTGCAGAACCAATTCGAAGATAAGGCCCAGGAAGTCCAGCTTTTGTTGGAGGCTACTGGTCGGGAAGCCATCCGCACAACCATCCAGCAGCTCACAGTTAAGGCACAGACCGAAACGCTTCCCCAGCCGAGCCCGATCGAAGCGACCGAGGCCCAAGAAGAAACTCCGCCGCCGCAGGCTGACAATCAGGCTGACAATGTTTTAGCTGTAAATGCCCAAAGTCATTCTTCCGCGCCTATGGCTTCTAAGTGGCAGGGAAGAAGAGGCAAAAACTCCGCTTTAACTGCAGCAGAATTAACAGCCCAGCGCGAAGACTATCTACGCCAGGTTGGGCAACTTTTATCAGAACGCCGACGTTCTCAAGGGATGTCTTTAGAAAAACTCCATGAGACTACCCGCATCTCCATGCATTACCTGAAAGCTCTGGAAACAGGTCAGGTCGGGAAATTACCGGAAGTGATCTATGTGCGCGGCTTCATCCGTCTGATTGCCAGAGCGTTGGGGCTAGATGGCGATCGACTGGTGACTGATCTTCCCATGCCCAATCCCAATGAAGGCGTTTTACCGTCCTGGCAGCCTGCTGCTCGACCCTCCCCGTCCAAGATGTACCTCAATCCCGTCCATCTGTATCTGGGCTACGCCACCCTGATGGCCGGTGCAGTCGGTGGCCTAAACTATCTGCAATCCTCTCACAGACTGGGATTAGTTCCCCAATCTCCTGCGCCTGAACAGCCTGATTCCCAAGCTGTTCATCACAAAGGAGGGCGTTGCCAGCTTGAACAAAACGCTCAAGGACCAAGGGCCATGGCCGGGCAGGGAATTGCACCCCCCGAAATGCTTTCAGTTCATGCCTTTTAG
- the rpmB gene encoding 50S ribosomal protein L28: protein MSRKCQLTGKKANNAYAVSHSHRRTKRLQEANLQWKRIWWPQGNRWVRLRLSTKAIKTLEHKGLEAMAKEAGINLNKF, encoded by the coding sequence ATGTCTCGCAAATGTCAACTCACGGGTAAGAAGGCGAACAATGCCTACGCTGTTTCCCACTCCCATCGGCGGACCAAGCGCCTACAGGAAGCCAATCTCCAGTGGAAACGCATCTGGTGGCCTCAAGGCAATCGCTGGGTCAGATTGCGACTGTCCACCAAAGCAATTAAAACCCTGGAGCACAAGGGCCTGGAAGCAATGGCCAAAGAAGCTGGCATTAATTTGAATAAGTTTTAA
- a CDS encoding HAD-IA family hydrolase — protein MGRPQVIFLDAVGTLFGIRGTVGGIYSRIAASFGVTLSPAVLDQSFRRSFQAAGLPAFPGVASHEIPTQEFLWWQAIAYQTFEQADALAQFSDFEAFFKELFAHFATADPWIVYPDVIPALHFWRSQGIELGILSNFDSRLYVVLEHLNLAQFFTSVTISTQVGAAKPSPEIFTIALGQHQCPVEAAWHIGDSRSEDYEGALKAGLQGFWLRRTSSPIPDRAISIDPEFPEIPPPASIRALTDITFA, from the coding sequence ATGGGTCGGCCACAAGTCATTTTCCTGGATGCAGTGGGTACGCTCTTTGGGATCAGAGGCACTGTCGGCGGGATCTACAGCCGCATCGCAGCATCCTTTGGCGTCACCCTATCCCCAGCAGTTCTGGACCAGTCCTTTCGTCGTAGCTTTCAAGCTGCCGGTCTCCCTGCTTTTCCAGGCGTGGCAAGCCATGAAATCCCGACTCAAGAATTCCTGTGGTGGCAGGCGATCGCTTACCAAACTTTCGAGCAAGCTGATGCCCTGGCCCAGTTTTCTGACTTTGAAGCCTTCTTCAAGGAACTCTTTGCCCACTTCGCTACAGCAGATCCCTGGATCGTTTATCCCGATGTCATTCCGGCGCTTCATTTTTGGCGTTCTCAGGGCATTGAATTGGGTATCCTGTCCAACTTTGACTCTCGCCTCTATGTCGTTCTGGAACACCTGAACCTGGCCCAATTCTTTACCTCGGTCACGATTTCCACCCAGGTTGGGGCGGCCAAACCCAGTCCAGAAATTTTCACGATCGCCCTGGGACAACACCAATGTCCAGTGGAGGCCGCATGGCATATTGGAGACAGTCGCTCTGAAGATTACGAAGGTGCCCTTAAAGCTGGGCTACAGGGGTTCTGGTTGCGTCGAACCAGTTCTCCCATACCAGACAGAGCCATCTCGATCGACCCAGAATTCCCCGAAATACCACCGCCTGCCTCCATCCGCGCCCTGACGGACATCACCTTTGCTTAA
- a CDS encoding glutathione S-transferase: MHTRISPPFLILSLLLYFSPITLALPPVEDTPEEVLRAEIITEARSPIDGQALTAAEFAELEAMLQVDAQTIVSTRIRQQVFLLRIRRALRTLLPL; the protein is encoded by the coding sequence ATGCACACCCGCATTTCTCCGCCTTTCCTCATCCTCTCACTCTTACTCTATTTCTCACCCATAACCCTGGCCCTGCCTCCCGTAGAGGATACGCCGGAGGAGGTTTTGCGGGCCGAAATTATCACAGAAGCTCGCTCACCGATCGATGGTCAGGCCCTGACGGCAGCCGAGTTCGCCGAATTAGAGGCCATGCTTCAGGTTGATGCCCAAACGATCGTATCCACCCGAATCAGGCAGCAGGTCTTCTTGCTCCGCATTCGGAGAGCCCTGCGCACCCTGCTCCCCCTGTAA
- the glgB gene encoding 1,4-alpha-glucan branching protein GlgB, whose amino-acid sequence MTLTIAPEQIDRIVGNLHQDPFEVLGPHPVTQDGNTVWVVRAYLPNADAAWVIRPEERTEQAMQSVHHPHFFECVIDTPELANYQLRIKEGEHERVIYDPYAFQTPFLTDFDIHLFSEGNHHRIYEKLGAHLTEANHVKGVYFAVWAPNARNVSVLGDFNHWDGRKHQMRRGPTGVWELFIPGVGEGDSYKYEVKNEAGHIYEKSDPHGFQQEVRPKTASIVTNLDSYTWSDWDWMEQRRHHDSLTQPISVYEVHLGSWLHAASAEPAKLTNGEPEPVVPVSELNPGARFLTYRELADRLIPYVKDLGFTHVELLPIAEHPFDGSWGYQVIGYYACTSRYGTPQDFMYFVDQCHQNGIGVIVDWVPGHFPKDGHGLATFDGTALYEHADPRKGEHKEWGTLVFNYGRHEVRNYLVANALFWFDKYHIDGIRVDAVASMLYLDYCRKPGEWVTNQYGGRENIEAADFLRQVNHVIFSYFPGILSIAEESTAWPMVSWPTYVGGLGFNLKWNMGWMHDMLDYFHMDPWFRQFHQNNVTFSIMYAFSENFMLALSHDEVVHGKSNMLGKMPGDEWQKFANLRCLFTYMFTHPGKKTLFMSMEFGQWSEWNVWSDLDWHLLQYESHQKHLQFIRDLNRLYRSEPALHNQDFSFDGFEWIDCSDNRHSVVSFIRKAKDSENFVITVCNFTPQPHSHYRIGVPEAGFYTEMFNSDARQYGGSNMGNLGGKWTDEWSYHNRPYSIDLCLPPLGVLILKLDRQKTLEAMKPKALEE is encoded by the coding sequence ATGACCCTGACGATTGCCCCTGAGCAAATAGACCGAATTGTTGGGAATCTGCATCAAGACCCCTTTGAGGTTTTAGGTCCCCACCCGGTCACGCAGGATGGCAATACCGTTTGGGTTGTCCGCGCGTATCTGCCCAATGCCGATGCAGCCTGGGTGATTCGCCCTGAAGAACGCACAGAACAGGCCATGCAGTCCGTTCACCACCCCCACTTTTTTGAATGCGTCATCGATACTCCAGAACTGGCAAACTACCAGCTCCGGATCAAAGAGGGGGAACATGAGCGCGTCATTTATGACCCCTATGCATTTCAAACTCCTTTCCTGACTGATTTTGACATTCATCTCTTTTCCGAAGGCAATCACCATCGGATTTATGAAAAACTCGGGGCCCACCTCACAGAAGCCAATCATGTTAAGGGAGTTTACTTCGCGGTTTGGGCTCCCAATGCCCGCAATGTTTCTGTTCTGGGTGACTTCAACCACTGGGATGGCCGCAAGCACCAGATGAGAAGAGGGCCAACGGGGGTCTGGGAATTGTTTATTCCTGGTGTTGGCGAAGGAGACAGCTATAAGTACGAAGTCAAAAATGAGGCGGGGCACATCTATGAGAAGTCTGACCCCCATGGCTTTCAGCAGGAAGTTAGGCCCAAGACAGCCTCGATCGTCACCAATCTGGATTCCTATACCTGGAGCGACTGGGATTGGATGGAACAGCGTCGTCACCACGATAGCCTGACTCAGCCCATATCCGTTTACGAAGTCCATCTGGGTTCCTGGCTGCATGCGGCTTCAGCCGAACCAGCCAAACTAACCAATGGAGAACCGGAGCCAGTTGTGCCGGTGTCCGAGTTAAATCCAGGCGCACGGTTCCTTACCTATCGAGAACTGGCCGATCGCCTGATTCCTTACGTTAAAGATTTGGGCTTTACCCATGTCGAACTCTTGCCGATCGCAGAGCATCCCTTTGATGGATCCTGGGGATATCAGGTCATTGGCTACTATGCCTGTACCTCTCGCTATGGCACCCCCCAAGACTTCATGTACTTTGTTGATCAGTGCCACCAGAACGGCATCGGGGTCATCGTGGACTGGGTACCTGGCCATTTCCCCAAGGATGGCCATGGGTTAGCCACCTTTGACGGAACGGCCCTCTACGAACACGCCGACCCCCGCAAGGGAGAGCACAAGGAATGGGGGACTCTGGTGTTCAACTACGGTCGCCATGAGGTCCGGAATTATCTGGTCGCCAATGCGCTCTTCTGGTTTGATAAGTACCACATTGATGGAATTCGGGTGGATGCTGTTGCCTCCATGCTGTATCTGGATTACTGCCGCAAACCAGGGGAGTGGGTCACAAACCAGTATGGGGGGCGGGAAAATATTGAAGCTGCCGATTTCCTGCGTCAGGTCAATCACGTCATTTTCAGTTATTTCCCTGGCATCCTCTCGATCGCCGAAGAGTCTACGGCATGGCCGATGGTTTCGTGGCCAACCTATGTCGGTGGTTTGGGCTTCAACCTGAAGTGGAACATGGGCTGGATGCACGACATGCTGGACTACTTCCACATGGATCCCTGGTTCCGCCAGTTCCACCAGAACAATGTAACCTTCAGCATCATGTATGCCTTCAGTGAAAATTTCATGCTGGCCCTGTCCCATGATGAAGTTGTCCACGGCAAGAGCAATATGCTCGGTAAAATGCCAGGGGATGAATGGCAAAAGTTTGCCAATCTACGCTGTCTGTTTACCTATATGTTTACCCACCCCGGCAAGAAAACCCTGTTCATGAGCATGGAATTCGGTCAGTGGAGTGAGTGGAATGTCTGGAGTGACCTGGATTGGCACTTGCTGCAATACGAGTCCCACCAGAAGCATTTGCAATTCATTCGGGATCTAAACCGCCTCTACCGGAGTGAACCCGCTCTCCATAACCAGGATTTCTCCTTTGACGGTTTTGAATGGATCGACTGCAGCGATAACCGCCATAGTGTCGTTAGCTTTATTCGGAAGGCCAAAGACTCGGAAAACTTCGTAATTACGGTATGCAATTTCACGCCCCAACCTCACTCCCATTATCGGATTGGGGTTCCAGAGGCAGGATTTTACACCGAAATGTTTAATAGCGATGCCCGTCAATATGGCGGCAGTAATATGGGGAATTTGGGTGGAAAATGGACCGATGAGTGGTCTTACCACAATCGACCTTATTCGATCGACCTTTGCTTACCTCCGCTTGGCGTCCTGATTTTGAAGCTCGATCGGCAGAAAACTTTAGAAGCGATGAAGCCCAAAGCTTTAGAAGAATAA
- a CDS encoding pentapeptide repeat-containing protein, which produces MNASELLNRYSAGERDFTRVSLWGVILREADLQGINLSQADLSGANLHGVNLSGANLSEANLTEVDLSGADLSSANLSKADLDSANLRWTILTGANLAEASLHRALLSKAQLAGANLTEANLNGANLWVANLSKAVLSRASLKGANLNEADLTEANLWGANLNSVSLVGAHLQGTNLRGAFLCEALLSANLRGANLSGANLSRAIVTQANLQEAILSEADLSGANLSSTNMTAAKLRGANLSEADLSQTDLSEAVLVEANLAGARFNNTNLSRALLRGADLRGTDLRQALLEDTNLNGVNLRGTTMPEKKIRQ; this is translated from the coding sequence ATGAATGCCAGCGAACTTCTTAACCGCTATTCGGCAGGGGAAAGGGACTTTACGAGAGTCAGCCTATGGGGGGTTATTCTGCGAGAAGCAGACCTCCAGGGCATCAACCTGAGTCAGGCAGATCTCAGTGGTGCAAATCTCCATGGTGTTAACTTAAGCGGTGCTAATCTGAGTGAGGCCAATCTGACTGAAGTTGACCTGAGTGGGGCAGATCTGAGTAGTGCAAATCTATCCAAAGCTGATCTAGATAGCGCGAACCTACGCTGGACGATTCTAACCGGGGCCAATCTGGCTGAGGCCAGTCTGCATCGAGCCCTGCTGAGTAAAGCCCAATTGGCGGGCGCGAACTTGACGGAAGCAAATCTGAATGGTGCTAATCTCTGGGTCGCAAACCTAAGCAAGGCTGTCCTCAGTCGAGCCAGTTTGAAAGGGGCCAATCTGAACGAGGCAGACCTGACCGAGGCCAACCTTTGGGGAGCCAATCTCAATAGCGTCAGCCTGGTAGGTGCCCATCTACAGGGAACTAACCTGAGAGGAGCCTTTTTGTGTGAAGCCCTTTTAAGTGCTAATTTAAGAGGGGCCAACCTGAGTGGGGCCAATCTGAGTCGTGCGATCGTAACCCAGGCTAATTTACAGGAAGCCATTTTAAGTGAGGCCGACCTGAGTGGTGCAAACTTAAGTTCAACTAACATGACTGCAGCCAAACTCAGGGGAGCCAACCTGAGTGAAGCTGATCTGAGCCAGACAGACTTAAGTGAAGCCGTGCTGGTTGAGGCAAACCTGGCAGGAGCCCGATTCAATAACACCAATTTAAGTCGAGCCTTATTACGAGGGGCCGATTTGCGTGGGACGGATTTGCGTCAGGCCCTGTTGGAAGATACCAACCTGAATGGGGTCAATCTGCGCGGCACAACCATGCCTGAGAAAAAAATCCGCCAGTAA